One Staphylococcus simiae genomic region harbors:
- a CDS encoding SDR family NAD(P)-dependent oxidoreductase: MTKIVLITGGNKGLGYESAKVLKDLGYKVYIGSRNDERGQQASQELGVHYVQLDVTSDYSVTNAYNMIAQKEGRLDILINNAGISGQFAAPADITPRDIEKVYNTNVFGIVRMMNTFIPLLEKSEQPVVVNVSSGLGSFGMVTNPETAESQVNSLAYCSSKSAVTMLTLQYAKGLPNMQINAADPGSTNTDLVGDFSNNAKPASEGIKPIIELATIDEHGPTGTFIDGNGKMPW; this comes from the coding sequence ATGACTAAAATCGTGTTAATTACTGGTGGAAATAAAGGTCTAGGCTATGAAAGTGCTAAAGTGCTGAAAGACTTAGGCTATAAAGTATATATTGGTTCACGTAATGACGAACGTGGACAACAAGCCTCACAAGAACTTGGTGTTCACTATGTTCAATTAGATGTTACAAGTGATTATTCAGTCACTAATGCTTACAACATGATAGCCCAAAAAGAAGGTCGCCTTGATATCTTAATTAATAATGCTGGTATTTCAGGACAATTTGCTGCGCCGGCCGACATCACACCGAGAGATATTGAAAAAGTTTATAATACGAACGTCTTCGGTATTGTGCGTATGATGAACACTTTCATTCCACTATTAGAAAAATCTGAACAACCTGTCGTGGTTAATGTAAGTAGTGGCTTAGGTTCCTTTGGTATGGTTACTAACCCTGAGACCGCTGAATCACAAGTGAATTCTCTGGCATATTGCTCATCTAAATCAGCAGTAACAATGTTAACGTTACAGTATGCTAAAGGTTTACCAAACATGCAAATTAATGCTGCTGATCCAGGTTCAACTAATACTGACTTAGTCGGTGATTTCAGTAATAATGCTAAACCAGCGTCTGAGGGTATTAAGCCTATTATTGAACTTGCAACGATTGATGAACATGGGCCAACAGGTACATTCATTGATGGTAACGGTAAGATGCCTTGGTAA
- a CDS encoding alpha/beta fold hydrolase, with amino-acid sequence MEELQLQGATLRYHKIGQGPVLILIPGANGTGDIYVPLAQQLKEHFTVVAVDRRGYGASDLTAPRPESIADPHDDYRVKRDAKDIAELAKHLSDEPVYILGSSSGSIVAMHVLKDYPDVVKKIAFHEPPINTFLPDAKYWQDKNNEIIDIAVNDSMPAAMKVFGEALHISPIDQESMSKPAQSSSDADNKKRYEEMIGWFKYEISQYTSSDITIEDLRQYKDRITLLNGTDSKGSFPQEVNFYIHEQTGIPIVDIPGGHLGYIQKPEGFAKVLLKMWD; translated from the coding sequence ATGGAAGAATTACAATTACAAGGCGCAACATTGCGTTATCATAAAATCGGACAAGGTCCTGTATTAATCTTAATCCCAGGAGCGAATGGTACTGGAGATATTTATGTACCTCTTGCTCAACAATTAAAAGAACATTTCACAGTAGTAGCTGTTGACCGTCGTGGTTATGGTGCAAGCGACTTAACAGCACCTCGACCAGAATCAATTGCTGATCCACATGATGATTATCGCGTTAAACGTGATGCTAAAGACATCGCTGAATTAGCTAAACATTTATCTGATGAACCCGTTTATATTCTTGGTTCAAGTTCAGGTTCTATTGTAGCCATGCATGTCTTAAAAGATTATCCAGACGTCGTTAAAAAAATCGCATTCCACGAGCCACCTATTAATACATTCTTACCAGATGCTAAATATTGGCAAGATAAAAATAATGAGATCATTGATATTGCTGTTAATGACAGTATGCCTGCAGCAATGAAAGTCTTTGGAGAAGCATTGCATATTAGTCCAATCGATCAAGAATCTATGTCTAAACCTGCTCAATCAAGTAGCGATGCAGACAATAAAAAACGTTACGAAGAGATGATTGGTTGGTTTAAATATGAAATTAGTCAATACACATCATCAGATATTACTATAGAAGATTTACGTCAATATAAAGATAGAATTACTTTATTAAATGGTACAGATTCAAAAGGTTCCTTCCCTCAAGAGGTTAACTTCTATATACATGAACAGACTGGTATTCCTATTGTAGATATTCCAGGTGGTCATTTAGGTTACATTCAAAAACCTGAGGGCTTTGCTAAAGTATTATTAAAAATGTGGGATTAA
- a CDS encoding amidohydrolase family protein has protein sequence MKKIDLHAHYLSPGFNKFLDDYFDGKGDGVATPPFSPQDYLALMDKLDIDYGVLSISSPHISAAPDKEMLELADEVNHYAADIAQQHADKIGFFATLPLPLVDESIAMIDDALDHQHAIGFTLPTNARGIYLGEDQLDAVIHKLNERHAVVAIHPNEPKPNIKVMSEEILPPLMEFIFDTTRTIIYMSQKNVFSKYPNIKWIVPHGGALLPVIAQRINLGNKMFAVGKQPDDIEQVMHSLYFDLAGKVIPYQLQNILQCVDPNKIVYGSDAPYTTDQVVTMLANELEQTDMVDDAMKEIE, from the coding sequence ATGAAAAAAATTGATTTACATGCACACTACTTATCTCCAGGATTTAATAAATTCTTAGACGATTATTTTGATGGTAAAGGAGACGGTGTAGCTACACCACCATTTTCACCACAAGATTATTTAGCTTTAATGGACAAATTAGATATTGATTATGGTGTTTTATCTATCTCTAGTCCTCATATTAGTGCAGCACCTGATAAAGAAATGCTTGAGTTAGCTGACGAAGTGAACCATTATGCTGCTGATATTGCGCAACAACATGCTGATAAAATTGGCTTTTTTGCTACGTTACCACTACCATTAGTTGACGAAAGTATAGCAATGATAGATGATGCGCTAGATCATCAGCATGCTATCGGCTTTACGTTACCCACTAATGCACGTGGCATTTATCTTGGTGAAGATCAATTAGACGCTGTGATTCACAAATTAAATGAACGTCATGCTGTTGTTGCAATACATCCGAATGAACCAAAGCCTAATATTAAAGTGATGTCCGAGGAAATACTACCACCATTAATGGAATTCATTTTTGATACAACACGTACCATTATTTATATGAGCCAAAAAAATGTGTTTAGTAAATATCCTAATATTAAATGGATTGTACCTCATGGTGGTGCGCTATTACCTGTCATTGCACAACGTATTAACCTAGGAAATAAAATGTTCGCTGTTGGTAAACAACCAGATGATATCGAACAAGTCATGCATAGTTTATATTTTGATTTAGCTGGTAAAGTCATTCCTTATCAACTACAAAATATTTTACAATGTGTCGATCCTAACAAAATTGTTTATGGCTCCGATGCACCTTATACGACAGATCAAGTTGTGACGATGTTAGCTAATGAACTTGAACAAACAGATATGGTTGATGATGCTATGAAGGAAATCGAGTAG
- a CDS encoding bile acid 7-alpha dehydratase translates to MLFTRNQFHATEDLVDKANVEEVIQFERFCRDHSLWDAMTTCFAKDSYINISWFKGNGAQFVQASKEMNRYAPHKIHSTHIWINGTKAVALMEASIQMRTTIKDTLMDLNSDAQLAYCLEKDSNGKWFITRLECIYEKDSLVPVTPSQIDIPDSEFQQYRSSYACLSYILNSIGYSVNHDLQGIDRPDEVNAYYNELNDWLTAS, encoded by the coding sequence ATGTTATTTACTAGAAACCAATTCCATGCAACAGAAGATTTAGTAGATAAAGCAAATGTTGAAGAAGTGATTCAATTCGAACGTTTTTGTCGTGATCATTCACTATGGGATGCTATGACAACGTGTTTTGCTAAAGATTCTTATATTAATATTTCATGGTTTAAAGGTAATGGTGCGCAATTTGTCCAAGCTTCAAAAGAAATGAACCGCTATGCACCACACAAAATTCACAGCACACATATTTGGATTAATGGGACTAAAGCAGTTGCTTTAATGGAAGCTTCTATTCAAATGCGTACGACAATTAAAGATACATTAATGGACTTAAACTCTGATGCTCAACTCGCCTATTGTCTTGAAAAAGATAGTAACGGCAAGTGGTTTATTACACGTTTAGAATGTATTTACGAGAAAGATAGTTTAGTACCTGTAACACCTAGTCAAATTGATATACCTGATAGTGAGTTTCAACAATATCGTTCAAGTTATGCTTGCTTATCTTATATATTAAACTCAATTGGCTATAGCGTTAATCATGACTTACAAGGCATTGATCGTCCTGACGAAGTGAATGCTTATTACAACGAGCTTAATGACTGGTTAACAGCATCGTAA
- a CDS encoding VOC family protein, which produces MIQGMWFNLHVANLDESEAFYRELGFEIKKNPDMLDKMLGIAIGDTTVILIENKHFENVSQQHVDTMPNEVMISLGVKTNEEVDQLVAKVKQAGGIVVQEPTVSQGYYGAMFKDLDGHHYNFLVC; this is translated from the coding sequence ATGATTCAAGGAATGTGGTTTAATCTACACGTAGCAAATCTTGATGAAAGCGAAGCATTTTATCGTGAACTTGGTTTTGAAATTAAGAAGAATCCTGACATGTTGGATAAAATGTTAGGTATTGCTATCGGCGATACAACAGTGATATTAATTGAAAATAAGCACTTTGAAAATGTTAGTCAACAACATGTTGACACTATGCCAAATGAAGTGATGATTTCATTAGGTGTGAAGACGAACGAAGAAGTAGATCAATTAGTAGCTAAAGTTAAGCAAGCTGGAGGCATTGTTGTGCAAGAACCTACGGTAAGTCAAGGTTATTATGGTGCGATGTTTAAAGATTTAGACGGACATCATTATAATTTCTTGGTTTGTTAA
- a CDS encoding TetR/AcrR family transcriptional regulator has product MMESETIDPRIIRTKQLLVDAFQKVSRQKKMSQITVKNITDEATVNRATFYAHFTDKDDILDYTLSVTILKDLNDNLTISEVINEEILRNIFISIAKYMIDVQQFCKLNSEIFCHKAQQRINNELEDIFAIMLENSYPQQPRDIIVNSASFLAAGIAGLALHYLHTSKDTPETFINHNLSFLIHHITQL; this is encoded by the coding sequence ATGATGGAAAGTGAAACAATTGATCCACGTATTATTAGAACAAAGCAATTACTTGTAGATGCCTTTCAAAAGGTTTCTCGACAAAAAAAGATGTCCCAAATCACTGTGAAAAATATTACAGATGAAGCAACTGTCAATCGTGCAACATTTTATGCTCATTTTACCGATAAAGACGATATTCTCGACTACACCTTATCTGTAACTATTCTTAAAGATCTTAATGATAATCTAACCATTTCAGAAGTTATTAATGAAGAGATATTACGTAATATCTTTATTTCAATTGCTAAATACATGATTGATGTACAACAATTTTGCAAACTAAACAGTGAAATCTTTTGCCATAAAGCACAACAACGTATTAATAATGAATTAGAAGATATCTTTGCTATTATGTTAGAAAACAGTTATCCACAACAACCACGAGACATTATTGTTAACAGTGCGAGCTTTCTAGCTGCTGGCATTGCCGGACTAGCACTTCATTACTTGCATACAAGTAAAGACACACCAGAAACTTTTATCAATCATAATTTATCGTTTTTAATTCATCACATTACACAATTATAG
- a CDS encoding DUF2316 family protein, with the protein MSLNKEQIRITKDELQAHFRDSTLTTEDIAQQLNISSAEVAQVLAMESPKGIFGNKLQRFIHLVWDVRDVINDNIKAQGQQPEEYTYLKGNKEDYWFLR; encoded by the coding sequence ATGTCATTAAATAAAGAACAAATTCGTATTACCAAGGATGAGTTACAAGCACATTTTCGTGATTCTACATTAACTACTGAAGATATAGCACAACAATTAAACATTTCTTCAGCTGAAGTAGCACAAGTATTAGCAATGGAATCACCAAAAGGTATTTTCGGTAATAAACTGCAACGTTTTATTCATCTTGTCTGGGATGTCAGAGACGTTATCAACGACAATATTAAAGCACAAGGACAACAACCAGAAGAATATACGTACTTAAAGGGAAATAAAGAAGATTATTGGTTTTTAAGATAA
- a CDS encoding amidohydrolase family protein — MKSINFEEHYVVNDIQQQTMTYMSQDPNGVPMQTMLEGLEQKSGFTDADDITHHDKRIKFMDDQDVQMQVLSYGNGAPSNLKGQQAIDLCRQANDTLHDYITKYPDRFVGFATLPINEPQAAVDELKRCMTELGFKGALIMGHPNNGFLDQDDYDELFKTAEALNAPIYLHPSPVTSDVYQAYYKGNYPDVTAATFACFGYGWHIDTGIHAIHLVLAGILDRYPKLNIILGHWGEFVPFFLERMDDILFADHLKHPISYYFKNNFYVTPSGMLTKPQFDLVKHEFGVDRILYAADYPYIEPSNLGTFLDTLGLTEDEKEKISYKNGAKLLGLE; from the coding sequence ATGAAAAGCATTAATTTCGAAGAACATTATGTCGTTAATGACATTCAACAACAAACAATGACATATATGTCACAAGATCCTAATGGCGTGCCAATGCAAACCATGCTTGAAGGTCTAGAACAAAAATCTGGTTTTACGGATGCAGATGACATTACGCATCATGATAAACGTATTAAGTTCATGGATGATCAAGATGTTCAAATGCAAGTATTATCATATGGTAATGGTGCACCATCTAACTTAAAAGGCCAACAAGCCATTGACCTTTGTCGTCAAGCCAATGATACGTTACATGATTATATTACAAAATATCCTGACCGTTTCGTTGGCTTTGCGACGTTACCAATCAACGAACCACAAGCAGCTGTTGATGAATTGAAACGTTGTATGACTGAATTAGGTTTCAAAGGCGCTTTAATTATGGGGCATCCTAATAACGGTTTCTTAGACCAAGATGACTATGACGAATTATTTAAAACAGCTGAAGCACTTAATGCACCAATTTATTTACATCCATCACCTGTCACTAGTGATGTTTATCAAGCTTATTACAAAGGTAACTATCCTGATGTGACAGCAGCAACATTTGCCTGTTTCGGTTATGGTTGGCATATAGATACTGGTATTCATGCTATACATCTCGTATTAGCCGGTATCTTAGATCGCTATCCAAAGCTAAATATTATTCTCGGTCACTGGGGAGAATTTGTGCCATTCTTCTTAGAACGTATGGATGACATTCTGTTTGCAGATCATTTAAAACATCCTATTAGTTATTACTTCAAAAATAATTTCTATGTCACACCGAGTGGTATGTTAACAAAACCACAATTCGACTTAGTTAAACACGAATTTGGTGTTGATCGTATTTTATATGCAGCAGATTATCCATATATTGAACCAAGTAATTTGGGTACTTTCTTAGATACTTTAGGTTTAACTGAGGACGAAAAAGAGAAAATTAGTTATAAGAATGGTGCTAAATTGTTAGGTTTAGAATAA
- a CDS encoding LLM class oxidoreductase: MSDIAEHEGFNRTFHNNKLTLGLSIPFDQQHEDLSFETQARLAQHAESLGFASLFVRDNPLYSPHLGHITPNYDPFVFLSYLSAFTNNIALGTASIVATLRHPIHVAKAAASLDLISHERLLLGMATGDRSFEFPAFNIDDKQLTTHYQTAIASMRALWQAHSPHISNSLLELTEDAGLQVLPKHHNIPMFATGYSRQDMSWIQQYMDGWLFYAQHFQDQKKLATEWHNGTEHFKPFINVLAIDLSTDPNERIKPIPNGYRLGRHALLQTLKAYESINTNHIILRFVNNNRTLENMMDEVGTYIVPSFQTHDK, translated from the coding sequence GTGAGCGACATTGCCGAGCACGAGGGATTCAACAGAACATTTCATAACAATAAATTAACTTTAGGTTTATCTATACCATTCGATCAACAACATGAGGATTTGTCTTTCGAAACACAAGCACGTTTGGCACAACACGCTGAGTCATTAGGTTTCGCTAGTCTATTTGTACGTGATAACCCATTATATAGTCCACATTTAGGCCATATCACACCTAATTATGACCCATTTGTCTTTTTAAGTTACCTAAGTGCTTTTACAAATAACATAGCTTTAGGAACTGCAAGCATTGTTGCTACATTACGTCATCCGATCCACGTAGCAAAGGCTGCTGCTTCGTTAGATTTAATATCTCATGAACGTTTACTATTAGGTATGGCAACTGGAGATCGTTCTTTTGAATTCCCAGCATTTAACATTGATGACAAACAATTAACAACACACTATCAAACTGCTATTGCTTCAATGAGAGCATTATGGCAGGCGCATTCACCACATATTTCAAATTCTCTTTTAGAATTAACAGAAGATGCTGGTTTACAAGTATTACCCAAACATCATAATATCCCTATGTTTGCTACTGGCTATTCACGACAAGATATGTCATGGATTCAACAATATATGGATGGTTGGCTGTTTTATGCTCAACATTTTCAAGATCAAAAGAAATTAGCGACTGAATGGCATAATGGCACAGAACACTTCAAACCATTTATTAATGTATTGGCCATCGATTTATCAACTGATCCTAATGAACGCATTAAACCAATACCTAATGGTTATCGTTTAGGTCGTCACGCCTTATTACAAACATTAAAAGCATACGAATCAATTAATACAAATCATATTATTTTACGATTTGTAAATAACAATAGAACATTGGAAAACATGATGGATGAAGTCGGAACATATATTGTGCCGTCCTTCCAAACACATGATAAATAG
- a CDS encoding PTS transporter subunit IIC translates to MTSIKTITPKDFVFRVLSGVAIGIVAGLVPNAILGEIFKYFMHDYPIFKTLLGVVVAIQFTVPALVGALIAMKFDLTPLAIAVVASAAYVGSGAAQFKNGVWVITGIGDLINTMITAAIAVLIILLIQHRVGSMALIIYPTVVGGISATIGVLILPYVRLITTGIGNMINSFTELQPILMSILISMVFSFIIISPLSTVAIAIAIGIAGLAAGSASIGIAATEAVLIIGTSRVNRLGVPLSVFFGGVKMMMPNMVKYPIIMLPILTTAIISGLMSALIGIYGTKESAGFGFIGMVGPINAFKFMHVDSAWLSLLLIVIAFFVVPFATAFIADIVYRKICRLYTNDIFKFMG, encoded by the coding sequence ATGACTTCAATCAAAACCATCACACCTAAAGACTTTGTTTTTAGAGTGTTATCAGGTGTAGCTATAGGGATTGTTGCTGGATTGGTTCCCAATGCAATTCTTGGAGAAATATTTAAATATTTTATGCATGACTATCCAATTTTTAAAACGTTGTTAGGTGTGGTTGTTGCCATTCAATTTACAGTACCAGCATTAGTTGGTGCATTAATAGCAATGAAGTTCGATTTGACACCTTTAGCGATTGCTGTTGTAGCTAGTGCAGCATATGTAGGGAGTGGTGCTGCACAATTTAAAAATGGCGTTTGGGTCATTACCGGTATTGGGGATTTAATTAACACAATGATAACTGCCGCAATTGCAGTATTAATCATATTATTGATTCAGCATCGTGTTGGTAGTATGGCATTAATTATTTATCCAACAGTTGTTGGTGGAATATCTGCCACAATAGGTGTTCTTATATTACCTTATGTAAGGTTAATCACTACTGGCATAGGTAATATGATTAATAGTTTTACAGAACTACAACCTATTTTAATGAGTATTTTAATTTCAATGGTATTTAGTTTTATTATTATTTCACCGTTGTCTACTGTGGCCATAGCGATTGCTATTGGTATCGCAGGACTAGCAGCAGGATCAGCTTCTATAGGAATTGCAGCAACTGAAGCGGTACTTATTATAGGTACGAGCAGAGTGAATCGTTTAGGTGTTCCATTATCAGTATTTTTTGGTGGCGTAAAAATGATGATGCCTAATATGGTGAAATATCCAATTATTATGCTACCTATATTAACCACAGCCATTATTTCAGGACTAATGTCAGCACTAATAGGTATTTATGGAACGAAAGAATCTGCAGGGTTTGGTTTCATAGGTATGGTAGGGCCAATCAATGCATTTAAATTTATGCATGTTGATTCTGCATGGTTAAGTTTATTACTCATCGTTATTGCATTTTTTGTAGTACCATTTGCTACTGCCTTCATAGCAGATATTGTTTACCGTAAAATTTGCCGACTTTATACCAATGATATCTTTAAATTTATGGGCTAA
- a CDS encoding TetR/AcrR family transcriptional regulator, with product MRKDAIENRQRIEETALQLFNEEGVNNVSMNRIAKQLGVGMGTLYRHFKDKGDLCYSLIQRDVDDFLAELYQTKDQYHSEYDILNASLTLLLQFKVDNQSLLHCIEQNKNKTRFFQSKFYQQLFDFYYSIFDKLDTQFATFKADMLIHSLSTQIFEFQREDRKLSIDQYKAFLLQIYYTDEVTSND from the coding sequence TTGCGTAAAGACGCTATAGAGAACCGGCAACGTATAGAAGAAACTGCCCTTCAACTTTTCAATGAAGAAGGCGTCAATAATGTGAGTATGAATCGTATTGCTAAACAATTAGGTGTTGGCATGGGGACACTTTATCGTCATTTTAAAGATAAAGGTGATTTGTGTTATAGCTTAATCCAAAGAGATGTCGATGATTTTTTAGCTGAATTATATCAAACTAAAGATCAATATCACTCTGAATACGACATTTTAAATGCTTCATTAACATTATTATTGCAATTCAAAGTAGACAACCAATCATTGCTACATTGTATTGAACAAAATAAAAATAAAACACGCTTTTTCCAAAGTAAGTTTTATCAACAATTATTTGATTTTTATTATTCAATTTTTGACAAACTCGATACTCAATTTGCAACATTTAAAGCAGATATGCTGATTCATTCATTATCCACTCAAATTTTTGAGTTTCAAAGAGAAGATAGGAAACTATCAATAGATCAATACAAAGCATTTTTATTACAAATTTACTATACAGATGAGGTGACAAGTAATGACTAA
- the ltrA gene encoding group II intron reverse transcriptase/maturase, producing MYRESPSMMELVVRENNIQKAIKKVKKNNGAPGIDGMRVSELTSHFAKYFPQIKQKLLDGTYKPQAVRKVEIPKSNGKKRVLGIPVARDRVIQQAIKQVIEPSIDRTFSKHSHGFRPNRSTGTALKECATYYEEGYLVAVDCDLKQCFDMLNHDKLMYLFERHVQDKAISKFIRRSLQVGAIDLNGNYRSREIGAPQGGVISPLLCNIYLHELDNELEKRGHRFVRYADDFVIFVRTKRAGQRVMESVTKFIEKDLKLIVNSEKSKVGSITRLKFLSCLMTKVNGTYRFRPTMEARRNLKRTLRRLTKRNRPGTFKEIISEINQVTRGWINYFGKGFITGFVTKLQSWLNRRIRQLILKRWKRIKTKYKMLRKYGLDHKSAMKIANSRKKYWRLSSTHEVHRALTTKRLYKWGLEPLTQLAETAYARY from the coding sequence ATGTATCGTGAGTCTCCATCTATGATGGAGCTTGTTGTAAGAGAGAATAATATACAAAAAGCAATTAAGAAAGTGAAGAAAAACAACGGTGCACCTGGCATCGATGGCATGCGAGTAAGTGAATTAACATCACATTTCGCAAAATACTTTCCACAAATTAAACAAAAACTGCTTGATGGCACGTATAAGCCACAAGCAGTAAGAAAGGTTGAAATACCTAAATCAAATGGGAAAAAGCGCGTGCTTGGAATCCCTGTCGCAAGAGACAGAGTTATCCAACAAGCCATTAAACAAGTCATTGAACCTAGTATCGACCGTACTTTCTCAAAACACAGTCATGGCTTTAGACCGAATCGTAGTACAGGAACTGCACTTAAAGAATGTGCAACATACTATGAAGAAGGTTACTTAGTTGCAGTTGATTGTGATTTAAAACAGTGCTTTGATATGTTGAACCATGATAAATTAATGTATCTATTTGAACGACATGTTCAAGATAAAGCCATTTCTAAATTTATTCGTAGAAGCCTACAGGTTGGTGCAATCGACCTCAATGGTAATTATCGAAGTAGAGAAATAGGTGCACCGCAAGGTGGTGTTATTTCCCCGTTACTTTGTAATATTTATCTTCACGAATTAGATAATGAATTGGAGAAACGTGGTCATCGCTTTGTTCGTTATGCAGATGACTTCGTCATCTTTGTACGTACAAAACGAGCGGGTCAACGTGTCATGGAAAGTGTGACAAAGTTTATCGAAAAAGACCTTAAACTTATTGTAAATAGTGAAAAGAGCAAGGTAGGTTCTATCACACGTTTAAAGTTCTTGAGTTGTCTAATGACCAAAGTAAATGGCACTTATCGTTTCAGACCGACTATGGAAGCAAGAAGAAATTTAAAACGCACCTTAAGACGTCTAACGAAACGAAATAGACCAGGTACCTTTAAAGAGATTATATCAGAAATTAATCAAGTAACACGAGGGTGGATAAATTACTTTGGTAAAGGATTTATTACAGGTTTTGTAACGAAGTTACAATCATGGTTAAACCGACGCATTAGACAACTAATCCTCAAAAGATGGAAAAGAATAAAAACCAAATATAAGATGTTACGTAAGTATGGACTTGACCATAAGAGTGCAATGAAAATTGCCAATTCAAGAAAGAAATACTGGCGCTTATCATCAACGCATGAAGTTCATCGTGCACTTACAACAAAACGTCTCTACAAGTGGGGGTTAGAACCATTAACCCAACTCGCAGAGACGGCTTACGCAAGATATTGA
- a CDS encoding DUF896 domain-containing protein, which yields MQILDRINALANKEKVQPLTSAEKQEQHDLRQDYLKMIRGQVLTTFSTMKVVDPLGQDVTPDKVYDLREQYGNIQH from the coding sequence ATGCAAATCTTAGATAGAATTAATGCACTAGCAAATAAAGAAAAAGTACAACCACTAACATCAGCTGAAAAACAAGAACAACATGACTTGAGACAAGACTACTTGAAAATGATCAGAGGACAAGTATTAACAACATTCTCTACTATGAAAGTTGTTGATCCACTTGGACAAGATGTTACACCAGATAAAGTTTACGATTTACGTGAACAATATGGTAATATCCAACATTAA
- a CDS encoding NmrA/HSCARG family protein: protein MRSILVIGATGKQGNAVVKQLLTDGWHVNALTRDQHNDKLTTINHPELTIVEGDLSNEDSLKQAMIGQYGLYSVQPIVKENVEEEVRQGKMIIDLAQEQHIQHVVYSTAGGVNRDRTGPHFEALAQIENILSESSLNYTIIKPSFFMDNFLRIIKVENNSITIPEFIAPEVKFAMISSIDIAKIAAAVFNHPEQYNHQAIEIASDELTLNEVVDTFSEVTGKDTHIKGEFVSGTAERSWLQDKGYVVDFEVMSHMNPHRLTLAQWIKKVGF from the coding sequence ATGAGAAGTATTCTAGTTATTGGAGCAACTGGTAAACAAGGGAATGCAGTTGTTAAACAATTATTGACTGACGGTTGGCATGTTAACGCATTAACGCGAGATCAACATAATGATAAATTAACAACGATTAATCACCCTGAATTAACAATTGTTGAAGGTGATTTAAGTAATGAAGATAGTTTAAAACAAGCGATGATTGGACAATATGGTCTTTATAGTGTGCAACCGATTGTTAAAGAAAATGTTGAAGAAGAAGTAAGACAAGGTAAAATGATTATTGATTTAGCCCAAGAGCAACACATTCAACATGTCGTCTATAGTACAGCTGGCGGTGTTAATCGTGATCGTACGGGACCACATTTTGAGGCTTTAGCACAAATAGAAAATATACTTAGTGAATCTTCATTAAATTACACTATAATTAAGCCATCATTTTTTATGGATAATTTCTTACGTATTATTAAAGTAGAAAATAATAGTATAACGATACCTGAATTTATAGCACCCGAAGTTAAATTTGCGATGATATCTTCTATTGATATTGCTAAGATCGCAGCAGCAGTGTTTAATCACCCTGAACAATATAATCATCAAGCGATTGAAATTGCTTCTGATGAATTAACGTTGAATGAAGTCGTTGATACTTTTAGTGAAGTAACAGGTAAAGATACACATATTAAAGGTGAGTTTGTCAGTGGAACCGCTGAAAGAAGTTGGTTGCAAGATAAAGGATATGTGGTTGATTTTGAAGTGATGTCTCACATGAATCCTCATAGACTTACTTTAGCGCAATGGATTAAAAAAGTTGGATTTTAA